From the Synechococcus sp. KORDI-49 genome, the window TACATTTTTTGGAGAAACTGGTTGCCTGGATGGTTGAATGTATGGCCAGTTCCTGCCTCGAGGTTGTCTTGTAGAATATCGGCATAATTTGGATACCTCTTTGAGAATTGTAGAAATGAATTCACGGCTACATTGTGAATCACCGTAGATCCCTTGTAGTGATCTTTTTCGGTGAGATAAATGGCATGAAAAAACTTTTCAATCCTGCCATCGGTCTCCTGGCTTAGTTGCATGGCAAGAAAGTCATGGTAATCGCCATAAAGGTGGTCTGAGTGTTGAAGGTCTTTTCCTCTGAGCGTTGCTCCTGCTTTTGTTTTTACGTATCCAAAGAGTGGGTAAAATGCTTCAAAGTGAAAAGAGGGATAGCTGATGAATAGTGATTCTTGGTGACACTCTTTAGATGCCTTTTCAGATCCAAAGCGAAATCCATTAAACCCCTCTTTGACTGGTATCATGAAAATCATATCGGCGCTTTTTACATCTTCAAGCCAATTGTCAATGGTCGATTGGTGCTCAATCAAGTGATACGGTTCAAGGCATTTGATTTGGGAAAATGGAAAGCTTTCTTCCAGCCATTCAGAAATTGCTTGAATTTGGCAGTTGCCTGCGATGCAGATTGAAGGCGGCATTTGCTTAGGACTGAATCTTTCCTGGTTGGTAGACATATAGTGGTTCATTTTTTTCTCAAGCTCAATGAGTTGATTGCAGGCAGGAGAAGATGAAATCGCTTTTTTGAGTAATTTCTTGGCTTTTTTTGTTTTTCCCATGTGGATCAAATTGAGAATCGTTTGAGTTTGTAATTTGATCTTTTTGGGGCAAAGAAAGGCTAGTTTTAGCTGGTATTGAAAGGCTTTCCTGTGTTTTAATTTGCTGCATAATCTGAACGCAATTTTTGTCAGGCGCCTGTTTTTGGGCTGTTGCTTAAGCCCTTTTTCCAGGATTGCAATCGCTGCTTGTGTTGAGCCCAGGTCGTCTAGGCATCTGGATGCACGTGCATATCCCTTCCAATGATCTGGTTCAAGATCAATCAGGCGTTGTGCAGTTTTCAGGGCGATTTTTGGTCGCTTTGTTGCTTTGTATAAGCGGAAGGCGAGATTGTGAAGAGCTCTGTCGTTAGGGAGCTCTCGAATGCCTCTTTTTAGAAGCTTTTCAGCCTCTGCATAATTTTTTGCGTCTAACAGCGCGGCAACTTTCTCAGAGTCCGCTGCCATCTCGGTCGTCTCCTGAAATGCTGTCCGTCGAAGCTTGAATTCAGTTTAGCTAAGTCGTTGAAGAGACGATCCTGGTTGCTAAGTGATGTGCTTCTTGGTTTGTTCGGATTGGGTGAAAGCAGGACATAAGCCGGGTTCTGTTCACACCTCCAAGGAGGGTGGGCGGTTATCTATCTGGGACCGACGTCTCCGCCGGCCTCGAGCGGCGCGTTCAGACGGAACGGGGCCAATGGCCAGCCGTCGTTCCTTGGCCTTGCTCCCAGCCGGGGTTTACCGAGCCAGCACCTCTCGATGCTGCTGGTGCGCTCTTACCGCACCTTTGCACCCTTGCCTGTGCCTGGGGGAGGTCCCCACGGGGCCATCGGCGGTGTGTTTCTGTGGCACTCTCCTCACGGTCACCCGCACTGGGCGTTACCCAGCAAGCCTGGCCATCGGGGAGCCCGGACTTTCCTCAACCGGATCCGGTGGGATCCGATCGCAACCACCTCGCCTGCTTTCATTCTCCATCATGCCCCGTGGGCATAATTTGAGGGTCCAGGGCCATCGGTCCCTGGGGCTGTAGCTCAGCCGGATAGAGCGACGGTTTCCTAAACCGTAGGTCGTGGGTTCGAGTCCCGCCAGCCCCGTCACGAGCCTCGTCTCGCTGTAATCACCGCTACATCTGGTGGGGTGGTTTGATCGCGCACCACCGCTAGGGTTGGGCCAACAAGGTGGGTGC encodes:
- a CDS encoding WcbI family polysaccharide biosynthesis putative acetyltransferase, translated to MAADSEKVAALLDAKNYAEAEKLLKRGIRELPNDRALHNLAFRLYKATKRPKIALKTAQRLIDLEPDHWKGYARASRCLDDLGSTQAAIAILEKGLKQQPKNRRLTKIAFRLCSKLKHRKAFQYQLKLAFLCPKKIKLQTQTILNLIHMGKTKKAKKLLKKAISSSPACNQLIELEKKMNHYMSTNQERFSPKQMPPSICIAGNCQIQAISEWLEESFPFSQIKCLEPYHLIEHQSTIDNWLEDVKSADMIFMIPVKEGFNGFRFGSEKASKECHQESLFISYPSFHFEAFYPLFGYVKTKAGATLRGKDLQHSDHLYGDYHDFLAMQLSQETDGRIEKFFHAIYLTEKDHYKGSTVIHNVAVNSFLQFSKRYPNYADILQDNLEAGTGHTFNHPGNQFLQKMYLKIWTKALKCDAAYYIPYTKDPLNQLQLPIPSFVTRSLTSTHFQHPWEASGQIEARTSLQDYVPQIKTSINLYKTNPSIFDHNASHPKLTIARNFINEMLK